Within the Clostridium scatologenes genome, the region TTTTATATCAACATTTCCTACTAAAGGATACAAATACTGCTGTACTTTGTTTATATTATGTTGAGACTTTCCTCCCATAAATCCATTAGCTAATATTATACTTTGATTTACTATTAAAGGAATATATTTATATACAAAATACACTAAAAGTGTAAAAATTACAAAATATAAAACTATAGTCAAAAACATTTCTTTTAACTTTATATACTTTCTCAAATTAATTATAATAGTCTTTTCTAAACTATAAATTAAATATGTAAATAAAAATGTTAATAAGAATAAATCAATAATATTTTTTAATGCATAAATAAGTATTGCTACTATTATAAAGACTGATATTTCCTTAGTTGTTTCTCTTTTAAATATTTCTCTAAGAAAACTCATGTATTTATCATCTCCATGTATATACTTAATTATAAAATCCTTTTATTTAATTTTACTTTTAATAATAATATACGTCAATATTACTTTCAAAACTTCAAAATTTATGTGATTTTATAAATCTATTTTTCAGCAATCTACACAATAAAACCTTATGTAACTATTGTTTTTTACATAAGGCTTTTAATAAATTCATTAATTTAATATTAATACTATCTTATTTTCCTAAAGTTGCTACCATAACTGCTTTTATTGTATGCATTCTATTTTCAGCTTCATCAAACACCAATGAATACTCACTTTCAAATACTTCATTAGTAACCTCCATACAATCTAATCCATATTTATTGTATATTTGTTCTCCTACTTTAGTACTTGTATCATGAAATGCTGGCAAACAATGAAGAAACTTAACATTTGCATTAAGAGTATTTTTAATCATATCCATATTTACCTGATATGGCTTTAAAAGCTCTATACGTTCCTCCCATTCTTCTTCTGGCTCACCCATTGATAACCAAACATCCGTATATACTACATCCACATGCTCTACACCTTTTTTTATATCATCTGTAATAGTTATGTTTCCTCCATTTTGCTTAGCAACCACACTACATTTTTCTAATATCTCTGAATGTGGAAATAATTCTTTTGGCGCTACTATTCTAAAGTCCATTCCCATCTTTGATGCACCTATCATAAGAGCATTGGCCATATTGTTCCTACCATCACCAACATATACAAATTTTACTTGATTCAATGGTTTGTTGATATTTTCTTTTATAGTTAAAAAATCTGCTAAAACTTGAGTTGGATGATCCTCATCAGTTAATCCATTCCATACAGGTACTCCTGAATATTTTGCCAAGGTTTCTACAACTTTTTGACTATATCCTCTATATTCTATACCATCATACATTCTTCCCAAAACCCTTGCAGTATCTGCTATAGATTCCTTTTTCCCCATTTGACTTCCCGTCGGCCCAATGTATGTGATATTTGCACCTTGATCCATTGCCCCAACTTCAAAAGCACATCTAGTTCTTGTAGAATCCTTTTGAAATAACAATACTATATTTTTTCCTTTCAGCATTTGTTTTTCAGTCCCTGTATATTTTGCATTCTTTAGTTCCTTTGATAAATTTATTAAAAAATTTATCTCTTTAGGTGTAAAATCCATTAAAGTTAAAAAACTTCTATTCTTTAAATTAAACACTTAAATACCCCCTTCATATTATATAATTCTAATCTATGTAAAATTATAATTATTCTTTATTATGTATATTTATACATACATTATATATTATATTTAAAAAAATTTCTAGTATATTTTATTTAAATATCTTATTTTTGTTTCATAAAACAAAAAATACTAGGTAAATTTAAACTACACTCTAATAATTAAATTGAGTGTAGTTCAAATTCACCTAGTTAATCTTTAATAAATATTTATACAATAAATTAGACGTTATACAGAACCCCTACTATATTTCTATGAACTTAAATGTTATCTTCATAATTATCTACTATACTTTGTACTAGTTTCTTTATAGCACTAGCCTGACAAATTAAAGTCATTACTATAAAAAAGATCTTTATTCGTTCTTGTTCACCTTTTTTTAAATTCATGTCCTCTACTATCTTATCAATTTTCACTGCATCAAAATGCTGTTTTGATATAAATTCTTCAAAACTATCTTGTTGTATATCCGAAAAATTTTTATAAGCTTTTTCCCAGGATATAATATCATCATCTCTGTCATTTATATCATTAAAAGCCAAGCAAAAAACCTTTTTTATTTCCTGAGTGGTAAGTATTGGTCTCATATAACTAAGAAGTACTAATTGTGCTAAATGCAGCTTAGTATATCCTCTCTTTTTTCCATCCTCCGGTTTTGATATGATTTCATTTTTAATGTAATTTTGAACTATATTATTAGTATATTTTTCATCTAAAAATTTATCATTAAGGTAATCTATAACCTGTGACAAAAATAAATCATATCTTGGTAAATCCTCATAAGACACTATAGTATTTTCAGATATATCCTTAGCAATCTCATCTATAGATTCCATAGTAAATTTATCTTTTTTCATATAATAACCTTGATTCTTAAATTTATTTTTAATTTTAAAATAAGAATCAAGTTTTCACCACCTTTCCTTTATAAATAGTATTATTAACACATTTTATATTAACTTATATTCTATACATACTTTTCTACACTTACATTATAAGGTACATATAAACTCTTTACAACTTAAAAAACTATGCATTATGTCGCATATCACACTAAAATCTTAAGATATATAGTGATATTCTTATCCTTACACTTAATAATCAGTTTAAAAGGTTACAATTTCATTAAAATGGGATATTTTAAATATTGTTATAAAGTATAATATACTGTATAATGGTTTTATAATTAAATTTACAAAATTTTATTATTATTTCTATCCAATAATACGATATAATATGCTAACATATAATAAAAAGCAATCCTATTTTCTTGGGGGTGAACAAAATAAATAAGAAAAGATTTTTTATATGCTTATTACTTGCTTTTTTATTCTTATCAACAGATATTTTTAATCCTCAATTAGCAAGTACTTTAGGTATAAATAATGATTATACTATAGCTTATGCTAAAGGATCCGGAAGTTCCAAAAGCTCAGGCGGTAGTTTTAAATCCGGAAGCTTCTCTTCCCCTAAATCTTCTAGTAGTTCTGGAAGTTCTTCGTCATCTAAGTCTTCATCGGGAAGCTCTAAATCCTCAACTGGGGATTTTAAATCCGGAAATTTTTCAAATTCGCCTAAATCCTCTTCGGGAAGCTCTAATTCACAAACATCAAACAGTAGTTCAAATAGTGGAACATCTCGAAGTTATGATAGTGGAACTAAACGATCATTTTTACCTATTCCAATACCTATACCTATCCCTTGGGGACATGGATATAGTTCCGGTTATGGTTATAATAGTACCGGAAGCTTTTTAGGAACCATATTCAAGTTTATAATCTTTGTAATAATAATATTATTTATTATTAGATTAATAAAAAATAGAAGAAGATAATTAAGGAGGATTTTACTATGGGAATATTTTCAAGAATGTCTAACATGTTTAAAGCTAAAGTCAACAATGCTTTGGATGAGGTTGAAAATCCAATTGAACTTTTAGACCAAAAGATTAGAGATATGGAGGAAAGCTTAAATAAAGCAAAATTATCTTCCGCTCAAATTTTAGGTAATGTTCATGAAATTGAAAAGAAGATGGCTACTGCAAAAAGAGATTCAGAAGATTTTGATGAAAAAGTTAAACTTGCTATGAGTAAAGGCAATGAAGATTTAGCTAAAAAAGCTCTTGCAAAAAAACTAGAATGCGATAAAACTTATGATTCTTTAAAAACTAGCTATGAAGATGCTAGTAAAAAAGCTGAAACATTAAAAGCCAAACTTAGGGAACTAGAAAATGAAATAGAAAAAACTAGAACTTATAGAGATGAAGCTTCAGCTAGATTTAATAATGCCGAGGCTAGTAAAAAGGTTAACGAAATTTTATCAAATGTAGATACTGGAAGTAATAAAATAAACTTAGACGATATAGAAAGAAAAGTTCAAAGAAAAGAAGCCTTAGCAGAAGGCTTAGGAGATTTAAGAGAAGATAATTCTTTAGAAAAGGAATTTGAAAAATTAAAAGAAACTGATCTTGATGAAGAATTAAAAAAATATAAACAGAACTAAGGTGATTTATTATGAGTAAGGCTGAAGAATTTCTGAAAATAGAAAAAGACAAATATAGTAAAATATATGTAGACATAACTTATGCTATTGATAACATATCACCTTTCTTAGATAAAAGTGTATTGAAAAACAGAAAGTATGTGTCTAAAATTCATATTTTAAAAAAATATATAGAATTTATTGATGCAGCAATGTTAGAAACTAATAAGAGTGGCTTTTTAGGTATGTTTAAAAATGATAAATCTGTTGATTTAATCAAGGATTACAGAGATGAGAATTTAGATTCTTTGAATCAATTAGAAAAATGTAGCAAATGTCAATGCTTAAATTGTACTGCCAATTGTGAATTTGATAGTTGTTTGGGCTGCAAAGATAACTCAAAAATAGTCTCTTGTGATCATAAAAAAATAAATGTCACAAAACATGATAATTTCACTTTAAATTTAACTAATAACAAAACAGGTGATGATGATAGATATATTGTTTTGTCAACTCTTCAAAATGTAGAAGTAGATAATAAATATATAATAATTCAAAATATCATAACCAAAGAAAAATTCATACTTCATTATTACCCAGGAATATCTGAAGATACTTATGGTGAAATTACAGATCCTGAAGAATTTGATTTTATTGTATCAACTTTTCAAAGTATAGAAGAATTTTAATTTAACTATTGAAAATTTGTTCACACAATTACAACTTATCCACAGATTTCATAAAATTATACACAGATTTTGTGGATAAGTTGTATGCTTTGATATAGTTCATTTTAACCTAAAATTATGCGTTTTTATTAACAATGTGGATAACTTTGTTTGTTGATAACTTTATTTGTTGTCTAATTTAGTTTAATATATGTCACATATTATTACATTATGTTTTTTATCGACAAAAATAATCCTAATGATTTTATCATTAGGATTTCTTAATTCAATCTACTTTTGTGAGTTATTATAATCATCTAGGAATTTCTGTATACCTGCATCTGTCAATGGATGTTTAAGCATTTGCATTAATACTTTATATGGTATTGTTGATATATCTGCCCCTGCTTTTGCACAATCTAAAACATGCATAGGTGTTCTTATACTTGCTGCTATTATTTCTGTTTCTATACCATATATCTCAAATATTTCAGCTATATCTTGTATAACTACAATTCCTGCATTACCTATATCATCTAATCTACCCATAAATGGACTTACAAAACTTGCTCCTGCTTTAGCAGCTAATAAAGCTTGTTGTGCCGAGAATATTAAAGTAACATTTGTTCTTATACCTTCTTTAGCTAAAACAGAAACTGCTTTCAATCCTTCTTCGCACATAGGTATTTTTATTACTATATTTTTATGTAATTTTGAAAGCTCTCTGCCTTCTTCGACCATCTTATCAGCTTCTAGGCTTATAACCTCTGCACTAATAGGACCATCTACGATATCACAAATCTCTTCAATAACATCCTTTAATTTTCTGCCTTCTTTAGCAATCAATGATGGATTAGTTGTTACACCATCAAGTACACCCCATTTTGCTACTCTCTTTATTTCTTCTACATTAGCTGTATCAATGAATATTTTCATACAATGACCTCCTAAAATATAAACTATGGTTCTAATTATATCATATTTTTGAAAAAATTAACCTTCATTCCAATTATTTTTGAAACTTATACTTACAAATCATCTTTTCAATAAACTTCTTATATTCATGTTTTCTGGTATCTTCGTATAAAGAATCATAAGTTGCATAGTTGTCACATAGTGAAATAATTAGTATAAATTCAAAGTATTTATCATACCTTTCAAAGAACTTATGGGCTGCTTCCATTCTTTTATTTTCATCCATTTTAAAAATTTCTAATGGACACATATGTGCTTCTACAAGTTCTTCTACAAGCTGAGCTGATTTTTTAGGAACTCTCATATCTTTGCATATATCATTAACTATTTTAGCTCCTTCTTTTTCATGTCCCAAAAAGCTTACACTATCTTCTTTCTCTTTATAACAGTTAAACTTTCCTATGTCATGTAAAAAACATGCAAGACTTACACATTCTCTTATTTTAAAACTGTCTATACAATCTTCTAAATGCTTCAAATTAAGTCCTTCTATTTTTATTCTTCCTTTAACTACATCCTTAAACACCTCATAAGTTAACTTCATATGAGTAAATGCATCTTCTATGTGATATTTACACTTTCCTACAGTTTTTAATTCCTCCATATAAGGAAATATGTTTTTTAGAATACCATAACTATCCAAAACTTCAAAAACTCTACCATTATCATCTATCTCCATTAACTTCATGAGTTCAGTAAATATTCGTTCCTTATTACTATTTTTAAGTTTATAAGATAAATCCACTATTTTATTCTCTGTTTCTAAATTAAAATGCATACCATATCTTATACAAAATCTAATACCTCTTAGAATTCTAATTGGATCTTCTTCTATACTTGTATCTCTTATACTTTGAATAATCCTACACTTTATAGCTTTTCTTCCGTTAAAAGGATCTATTATTTTATTTTCTATAAGTTTAAGACAAATTGCATTTATAGAAAAATCTCTTTTACCTAAATCTTCTTCAATATTTTTTCCTTTCATTTTGGCTATATTAAAAACTACATTTGTACCACTATATCTATAAGTATCTTTATTTTCTTTTAGAGAATAAAAGCTGAATTGTTTGTTATCTAAAGACATTAATAACTTGTTTATATCTCCATTATATATAATATCTAGTCTAGATGGTTGACTTTTAAAATCCATAAGTCTTTCTCTAACAAATGTCCCTACTAAATATGCTTCACCTCCTACTTCATTTAAAGATTCCTTTAACACTTTTAAAAATTCATTTGAACTATTCATTTGTTATCACCTACTCATCATTATTTTACCACATATAAACAAACATATTGCAATTAAAATTTTCCTTGTTTTTTACAATAATAAGTATTTAGTATAAAAATTCATCTTATAAATATACTAAAAATGCGAATACTTTTAATTTATTTAATATTTACAAATTATTAACTTCAAAATACAATTTAAATACACTACCAAATGTACCTATTAATTGCATGCTATTGGTTAATTGAAATTACTTTCGACATTTAACTTTTTATTATCCATATAATTACTATTTTATTTTTTCTTGTTTTTCATTCCTATTTTTCTATAATTAGGAATATGATTTTGATAGTTTTCCTTTACACACATTGATTTATCAACATTCTATAATATAGTAAAAAAATGTATTTTGTAATAAAAACATATTGACATTTGTATATTTTGGTAGTATATTAACTATAGATGGAAGTGAATAAGAAATTTGTAAATTTATTTCTTAAAGCATATTGACTTTTAATGTCATATTTGCTATTATTTAATTAAACATATGTCGAATTTTGGAGTTAAGGGAGGATTTTTAAATGAAATCAACTGGAGTTGTAAGAAGAGTAGATGAATTAGGAAGAATAGTTATTCCTATAGAACTAAGAAGAACTTTGGATATTGCAGAAAAAGACGCTTTAGAAATATATGTTGATGGTGAACAAATTATATTAAAAAAATATGAACCTGCATGTATATTCTGTGGTGATGCAAGAGATGTTGTAAACTACAAAGGCAAAAATATTTGCAAAAATTGTTTAAATGAATTAAAAGAAGGTAAATAGTTAATTAAGACCACATGGATAACTCATGTGGTCTTTTTATTTAATTAAAATATTCTACAATATCTATAAATTAGCTCTCCACTCATGAGACTTTACTTGTCATCATTCTTATATAACTCAAAACTTTAAGCACTCAAAAATTAAGTTATTAATATAAATAAAAGATCTTACAAACTCAATAATTTGTAAGACCTTTACACCTATTATAAATATCATTAGCATTAATGATATTATTTTCTACCTTACTCTTCTTCCTCCACTGAAATCAGAATGTAATGATGATATCTTAACTACATCTCCAGTATGTGGTGCATGAATCATACATCCATTACCCACATATATTCCAACATGGTGAGCTGGTGATCCAAAGAAGACTAAATCTCCTGGTTGAAGTTGATCTCTAGATACATACTCTCCTACACCTTGCTGCTCTGAAGCTATTCTTGGTAAACTTATTCCAAAATGTGCGAAAACATAACAAGTAAATCCAGAACAATCAAAAGAGCTTGGACCATTTCCTCCCCAAGCATAAGGTACACCTTGGAAAGTTGATGCATATGCAACTATAGAACTAGCTGATGATGAACCTCTTGACAATGCTGGTGATGATGCACTATATTTTTCAACTTGGCTTTGAGCTGATGCAACTAAATTATTTGTTTCAGCATCTGCTGCCTTAAGAGCTTTTTCTTTAGCATCTAAGCTGGCAATTAAATTTTTTTGTTCACTTCTACTATTATTAAAACTTGCTAGTTTCTTTTCATTATCTGCCTTTAATGCTAAAAGTTTATTGTTTTCAGCATTTAAAGATTCTTTTTTCTTTGATATTGTATCTTTTTTCTGTTTTAAATCCTTTATTATTTTTTCATCAAAACCTACTATTTTTTTAACAGTATCAACTCTTGATATGAAATCACTTAAGTTATCAGACTGTAATATAACGCCTAAGTAACTATCTGCTCCATTTATGTACATAGCTCTAACTCTTTTATTAAATATATCCTGTTGTCCCTTTATGCTGTTTTCCGCATTAGTTAATTCTTGCTGAGTTGCCTTTATATCTGCTGTAGTTTTTTCAATACTTTTCTTATTACCATCTATTTGTTTCATTATTTCTGTTATCTGGTTGTCCAGTTTTTCTACTTTTGTTTCTAAATCTTGTTTTTGTTGTTGAACTTGAGCTATCTGTGGATTACTACTTGTTGGTGCAGCTAGAACAGTTCCATTCATTGTTACTGCTAATGTTAACGCAATAACAACAGATAAAGTTTTTTTATTCAATACTTTAACCTCCTTAGTTAAAAAGATTTTTATTAGTTTTTTGCCTTAATTTCAAATACACATGAATATTCGCTAAAATATTCCTTAATATAAGTTGTTAAAACATCTATGTTTATAAAAAAACATTTATTACTCTTAATTATTTTTTCTAACATAATTAAATTATTTTTTTAATAAACTTGCAGTAAAAAACTACATGTTTATATTATATCATTAATTTATATCAAATCTCAATGTTATAGTGATATTTTTTTAAAATCGTTAATATTATCCTATAAAAACCTTTAATTTATTAATAAATCCAAAGCTTTGATTTTAATATGCACATATATTAACATAAAATATTCTTAATTTACTAAATTTTTTACAAATTAATTGAATACTTATATATTTCAGATTTAGGCAAATTTCTATCTTTAGCTACTTTCTTTATAGCTTCTTTTTTATTTAACCCCTCTTCAATATACATTTTTATATGTTCATCGATATTTAAATCTTTCCATTCTGACATTTCCTCGTCCATTATTTCTTTTTCATTTTTTCCTTCAACTACAAGCACAAATTCTCCTTTTACTGTTTTCTCTTCATAATAATCTATAGCTTCACTTAAATTCAATCTAAGTATTTCCTCATGCAATTTTGTAAGTTCCCTGCATATGGATATTTTCCTATTACCCAAATTATTTTTTAAAAACTCTAAGGTATTTTTAAGTCTATGAGGTGCTTCATAAAATATTAAAGTTTCTTTTCTATTTTCCAATTCTTCCATCATAATTTTTCTTTCCTTGTTTTCTCTTGGCATAAACCCTCTAAATATAAATTTTGTTGTATCCATACCTGAATATACTAATGCTGTAGTTACAGCAGTAGCTCCAGTTAAAACTTCAAAATCTATATTTTCTTCTATGCACTTAGAAACAATTACTGATCCTGGATCTGATATTCCTGGAGTTCCAGCATCACTTACTAAAGCTATATTCTTTCCCTCTTTAAGCTTATCTATCAAATTTTCACTTTTACCCTGTTCATTGTGTTTATGATAACTTATTAAAGGCTTTTTTATCTCAAAATGGTTTAAAAGCTTTAGACTTTGCCTTGTATCTTCTGCTGCTATTAAATCTACATGTTTTAATACTTCTAATGCTCTTAAAGTTATATCTTTTAAATTGCCTATTGGTGTAGGTACTAAATATAATTTTCCAATACTCATATGTTCCTCCATCTAATCATAAGTTTTTTTACTTACTTTCCATATATCTTATTAATTTCATCAGTATAGGTTCCATCTAAATTATGTACGCAAAGAGGCGTTTCCCATTTTAAAAAAGTTCCCCCATTATTCTGCCCTTCTATTAATAACATATTTGGCGCTTTTTTAAAATTAGGTTGAACCATCTTTATTAGCTTAGGTTCAATTTTATATTTTCTCATAATACATATAATATCTGCAAGTCTATCTGGCCTGTGAATCATATACATCCTACCATTATCCTTCAAAACCGATTTACATGCTTTTATAACATCTTCTAAAGTACAACATATTTCGTGTCTTGCAATAGCATCTCTATCATTGGGATTTATAATCCCAGAATTTTTCAACTTATAAGGCGGATTAACTGTAACTACATCTACTTTAGATAAGTTTTTGAGAAATTTTAAATCCTTTAAATCCTTATTAATAAACTTTATTTTATCTTCTAATTTATTAAACCTACAAGATCTGTTGGCCATTTCCACCATTTCTTCTTGTATTTCTATTCCAGTTATTTTAAACGCTTTTGTTTTTCCTGATAATATAAATGGAACTATTCCTGTGCCAGTACACAAATCTATAACTGTTGCATCTTTTTTTACGGTTGCAAAATTGGCAAGTAACACCGCATCAACTCCAAATCTAAATGCATGTTTTTTTTGTATTACACAAATTCCTTTTAACTGCAAATCATCCAGTGTTTCATCCTCTTTCAAAAAGTTATTGCCCATATACTTTATCCTCATTTCTATAACAAATAGTAACTTAGTACATCAATTATTCTTAATTATTATAAATAAATTATATTTATTTACAATTATCATTTATATAAATTAAATTGTCAAATTTCTTTAATTTCGCATAAAATAAAGCCTTAAGATTAAAGTATATCTTAAGGCTTTACTTAGTACTTATATCTGGAACATTCGCTGGACTGTCTCCTATCGGTTTGTCCCCTATAGGTTTATCACCTAAACTTGGATCACCTAAAGGATTTGTTCCTATAGAATTGTTCTCTATTTTATTATACTTATTGCTTACAACAATTATATCAACTCTTCTATTTCTTGCTCTACCTTCTTCTGTAGAATTATCTAATATTGGTCTATATTCTCCATATGCAACTGATGAAAGCTTTTTAGGAGGTACTCCATTAGCTATGAGTAATTCAGTAACATTAAGTGATCTAGCAGAAGATAATTGCCAGTTATCCGAAAATTGCTCATTATGTATAGGCACGTTATCCGTATGACCTTCTATTCTCATTGTATTATTTAACTGATTTAATATTTTTCCTATTTCCACAAGCTTCACTTTTGAAGCTTCTATAACTTCTGCTTTTCCTGTTTCAAAAAATAGAGTATCTTTTAAACTTACTACAAGGCCTCTTTCATCTACTTCAGTAGTAACACTACTTTGCATTCCATTTTTTTGTAAATAACTATCAACTTTTTTCTTTAAGTCCTCCATTTTAGATTCTTCTGTCTTTCCATCCGAACTGTTTCCACTAGGACTTGAGTTCGATATATTTGGAGAATTTTCATTACCTTGCATTATTTTTCCACCACCCATTGCTATACTCATTGATTGAGATAGCTGGGAAAATTTTGCTTTGTCTACGTTGCTCATAGCATATAAAACAACAAAAAGTATCATAAGTAAGGTCATAAAGTCTGAATAACTAAGAAGCCATCTTTCACTATTTTCATGTTCTTCTTCCTTTTTCTTCTTCATACCTCTGGCTTACCATCCATTCCTTCAAATTTTTTGAGTTCCTCTTTACTTAAAAATCCTTTTAATTTTTCTGCTATAGTATTAGGATTTATTCCTTCTTGTATATATAATATACCTTCAATTATAAGAGATTTTTCTCCAAATTCTTTTTCGTCTAGTGCTTTTAATCTAGTTGCTAATGGTAAAAATAATAAGTTTGCAGATGAAAGACCATACAATGTAGCTAAGAATCCTGACGCTATTTTAGGACCCAATGTGTTAGGGTCAGATAAATCAGCCAAAATGTGAACTAGTCCCATTACTGTACCTATAATACCAAGTGTAGGGGAATATCCACCTGCTTGTGCAAAAATAGCAGCTCCTTTTTTATGTCTTTCAGATGTAGATTCCAATTCCAACTCTAAAATACTTCTAACAGCTTGTGGATCAACTCCATCTACTACTAATTGAAGTCCTTTTTTAATAAATGGATCTAAATTAGGGTCAGCAGATATTTCTCCTTCAAGACTTAACAATCCATTTTTTCTAGTCTTATAAGATACATCTTTAAAATATGCTACCAATCCTGCTAAATCTATTTTTTTAGGATTTATAGCTACCTTTACTATTTTAGGTAATCTTTTTAAAACCTCCATAGGAAATGTAAGTCCTACTGCACCTGCTGTTCCACCAAATACTATTACAGCTGGTGCTGCTATAAAAAGCGCACTTAATAATCCTTTCTCCATTAAATATCCTGCTACAATAGATCCAAATCCTGCAATAATGAAAATAATAACAGATATGTCCATTTTTATCCTCCATTCAACAATTTTGCTTTATATAATAGATATTCGAACAAAAAAAACCAATCTTTATATAATTTTATATTTATATTAGGTATAAAAGAGATTTTACCCTAAAACTGGTTTTATATATTTTTATTTATATTCATCAAAATAAAAAGACTGCTTAATTGCAGTCTTTTTGTTAATAACATTATTCTTGAACTGGTGCTCCTACTGGACAAACATTTGCACAATTTCCACAATCGATACAAGTGTTTTCATCTATAACAAATATAGAATCACCTTGACTTATAGCGTTAACTGGACATTCTGAAGCACATGATCCACAACTTACACATGAATCCTCTATTTTGTAAGCCATTATGTAACACCTCCTTTTAAAATTCGATGTTTCACATCTATTTTTTATTTTACCACGTTTGGACAAGTTTTTAAAGACAATTTTAAAATACTATGTAACCCAAATCTTCTATAGACTGAATCAGCTTATCGTTATTGACAAAATAATCATCGTACACAATATTTACTTCACCTTTATCTTTATTTATTTGACAAGCCACTACACCTTCATTGCTTGAAACTGCCATTCTAATCTTATTGATGTCTTCAGCTGTATTCATATTATAAATTTTTAATACAGACTTCATAGTTTTCCTCCTTAATTGTCTTTAAATAATTCTTTAATTATATTCGGGTCTTCAACTTCATCCACATCTATTTTTATTTCGTCTTCATTAATATTGCCCTCAAATCCACCAGTTACTAGCTCTATTTCATCTATTGGAACTTCCACTAACATTTCTTCTCCATCTTCAGACTTTACTTTAACCTTTACACTTTCCTTTACCACTGAATTTGAAAATACCACTCCTTTACCATAAGAAGTATTTACAACAGAGTCTGGTTTAGGCAACCTCTTTCTAATTTTTTCATAAGTTTCTTGTTCATAATTTAGGCAGCACATAAGTCTTCCACATATTC harbors:
- the rsmI gene encoding 16S rRNA (cytidine(1402)-2'-O)-methyltransferase, with translation MSIGKLYLVPTPIGNLKDITLRALEVLKHVDLIAAEDTRQSLKLLNHFEIKKPLISYHKHNEQGKSENLIDKLKEGKNIALVSDAGTPGISDPGSVIVSKCIEENIDFEVLTGATAVTTALVYSGMDTTKFIFRGFMPRENKERKIMMEELENRKETLIFYEAPHRLKNTLEFLKNNLGNRKISICRELTKLHEEILRLNLSEAIDYYEEKTVKGEFVLVVEGKNEKEIMDEEMSEWKDLNIDEHIKMYIEEGLNKKEAIKKVAKDRNLPKSEIYKYSINL
- a CDS encoding tRNA1(Val) (adenine(37)-N6)-methyltransferase, coding for MGNNFLKEDETLDDLQLKGICVIQKKHAFRFGVDAVLLANFATVKKDATVIDLCTGTGIVPFILSGKTKAFKITGIEIQEEMVEMANRSCRFNKLEDKIKFINKDLKDLKFLKNLSKVDVVTVNPPYKLKNSGIINPNDRDAIARHEICCTLEDVIKACKSVLKDNGRMYMIHRPDRLADIICIMRKYKIEPKLIKMVQPNFKKAPNMLLIEGQNNGGTFLKWETPLCVHNLDGTYTDEINKIYGK
- a CDS encoding OmpA/MotB family protein; amino-acid sequence: MKKKKEEEHENSERWLLSYSDFMTLLMILFVVLYAMSNVDKAKFSQLSQSMSIAMGGGKIMQGNENSPNISNSSPSGNSSDGKTEESKMEDLKKKVDSYLQKNGMQSSVTTEVDERGLVVSLKDTLFFETGKAEVIEASKVKLVEIGKILNQLNNTMRIEGHTDNVPIHNEQFSDNWQLSSARSLNVTELLIANGVPPKKLSSVAYGEYRPILDNSTEEGRARNRRVDIIVVSNKYNKIENNSIGTNPLGDPSLGDKPIGDKPIGDSPANVPDISTK
- a CDS encoding flagellar motor protein, whose amino-acid sequence is MDISVIIFIIAGFGSIVAGYLMEKGLLSALFIAAPAVIVFGGTAGAVGLTFPMEVLKRLPKIVKVAINPKKIDLAGLVAYFKDVSYKTRKNGLLSLEGEISADPNLDPFIKKGLQLVVDGVDPQAVRSILELELESTSERHKKGAAIFAQAGGYSPTLGIIGTVMGLVHILADLSDPNTLGPKIASGFLATLYGLSSANLLFLPLATRLKALDEKEFGEKSLIIEGILYIQEGINPNTIAEKLKGFLSKEELKKFEGMDGKPEV
- a CDS encoding DUF362 domain-containing protein — protein: MAYKIEDSCVSCGSCASECPVNAISQGDSIFVIDENTCIDCGNCANVCPVGAPVQE
- a CDS encoding heavy-metal-associated domain-containing protein, which encodes MKSVLKIYNMNTAEDINKIRMAVSSNEGVVACQINKDKGEVNIVYDDYFVNNDKLIQSIEDLGYIVF